From Triticum urartu cultivar G1812 chromosome 2, Tu2.1, whole genome shotgun sequence, a single genomic window includes:
- the LOC125534035 gene encoding methylesterase 3-like: protein MSSSSVPAAAVATSTRLILVHGTGHGGWCWYKVATLLRAAGHRVDAPDLVACGADARRLRDAPTFEDYTRPLLDALRDLPDGERAVLVGHSFGGMSVALAAEEFPDKVAAAVFLTAFMPDCDGPRTRVIEKVLASDWMDSVIDEEHAPPSVFLGPELVRQKLYQLSPEEDYTLCQSLARVSSYYVADQQQRPPFSAARYGAVTKVYVVAKQDMAMVEEYQRHMIAGIPVVEVREMANADHMVMFSAPDELAGHLADIANTYT, encoded by the coding sequence ATGTCTTCTTCCTCTGTGCCAGCGGCTGCCGTGGCGACGTCGACCCGCCTCATCCTGGTGCACGGCACGGGCCACGGCGGGTGGTGCTGGTACAAGGTCGCCACCCTGCTCCGTGCCGCGGGGCACCGCGTGGACGCGCCGGACCTCGTGGCGTGCGGCGCCGACGCGCGCCGGCTGCGCGACGCGCCCACCTTTGAGGACTACACGCGCCCCCTGCTCGACGCGCTCCGGGACCTCCCGGACGGCGAGCGGGCGGTGCTCGTGGGCCACAGCTTCGGCGGGATGAGCGTCGCGCTCGCGGCCGAGGAATTCCCCGACAAGGTCGCCGCCGCCGTGTTCCTCACCGCCTTCATGCCCGACTGCGACGGCCCGCGCACCCGCGTCATCGAGAAGGTTCTCGCGTCCGACTGGATGGACAGTGTTATCGACGAGGAGCACGCCCCACCGTCGGTGTTCCTCGGCCCCGAGCTCGTGCGCCAGAAGCTCTACCAGCTGAGCCCGGAGGAGGACTACACGTTGTGCCAGAGCCTGGCGCGGGTGAGCTCCTACTACGTGGCCGACCAGCAGCAACGGCCGCCGTTCAGCGCTGCCCGGTACGGCGCGGTGACCAAGGTCTACGTGGTCGCCAAGCAGGACATGGCCATGGTTGAGGAGTACCAGAGGCACATGATTGCAGGTATCCCCGTGGTTGAGGTGAGGGAGATGGCTAACGCCGACCACATGGTCATGTTCTCTGCGCCAGATGAACTGGCGGGCCACCTCGCCGACATCGCAAACACCTACACTTAA